In Myxococcus guangdongensis, one genomic interval encodes:
- a CDS encoding alpha/beta fold hydrolase — protein MSDITHRTLETNGIHLHVAEAGTGPLVLLLHGWPESWYSWRHQLIALAVAGYHAVAPDIRGYGQSDKPAAVEAYSMKQLVADAVGLLDALGEERAVVVGNDWGSAMAWTCAALHPERFRAVVGMSVPHLGRTPMPPTQLFQGAFAGKWFYILYFQEPGVAEAELEADVPRTMRTILAGEPGFDLGAGVVRAKKPGDGFLTPPPVSLPAWLSEEDVAYFAGEFERSGFRGGLNRYRNMDRDWEELPELATARIEQPALFITGEKDPGRLLAPLEPMKALVPGLKEVRVIPEAGHWAPQERPAEVNAALLSFLSKLPA, from the coding sequence ATGAGCGACATCACGCATCGCACGCTGGAGACGAACGGCATCCACCTTCACGTCGCGGAGGCGGGGACGGGGCCGCTGGTGTTGCTGCTGCATGGGTGGCCGGAGTCCTGGTACTCGTGGCGGCACCAGCTCATCGCGCTCGCGGTGGCGGGGTACCACGCTGTTGCTCCCGACATCCGAGGCTATGGGCAGAGCGACAAGCCCGCGGCCGTCGAGGCGTACAGCATGAAGCAGCTGGTCGCCGACGCGGTGGGGCTGCTCGACGCGCTGGGCGAGGAGCGCGCGGTGGTGGTGGGCAACGACTGGGGCTCCGCGATGGCGTGGACATGCGCGGCGCTGCATCCGGAGCGCTTCCGCGCGGTGGTCGGGATGAGTGTGCCGCACCTGGGGCGCACGCCGATGCCCCCGACGCAGCTCTTCCAGGGGGCGTTCGCGGGGAAGTGGTTCTACATCCTGTACTTCCAGGAGCCGGGCGTCGCGGAGGCGGAGCTGGAGGCGGACGTGCCCAGGACGATGCGCACGATTCTCGCGGGGGAGCCGGGGTTCGACCTGGGCGCGGGGGTCGTGCGCGCGAAGAAGCCCGGAGATGGCTTCCTCACGCCGCCTCCGGTGTCGTTGCCGGCGTGGCTCTCGGAGGAGGACGTCGCGTACTTCGCGGGAGAGTTCGAGCGGAGTGGTTTCCGAGGGGGATTGAATCGCTATCGGAACATGGACCGCGACTGGGAGGAGCTGCCCGAGCTCGCGACGGCGCGCATCGAGCAGCCCGCGTTGTTCATCACCGGGGAGAAGGACCCGGGGCGCCTGCTGGCGCCGCTCGAGCCGATGAAGGCGCTGGTGCCGGGGTTGAAGGAGGTGCGGGTCATCCCGGAGGCGGGGCACTGGGCGCCGCAGGAGCGGCCCGCGGAGGTGAACGCGGCGTTGCTGTCGTTCCTGTCGAAGCTGCCCGCGTGA
- a CDS encoding MBL fold metallo-hydrolase → MTTRFKNLDGSGPQPFGTVFKWAVADKLAGRRRKSPDHAPVPRVEPDLALLHTPPAPGEGARLTWLGHASWLVQLDGLSLLIDPVLRDAINVVIRRNVPPGVPIDKLPPIAASLVSHNHYDHLDLPTLIDVGAPIVTGLGHAPVFKGTRLGVTELNWWQSTKVGPVTVHFVPAQHWSRRGLNDANQMLWGGFVVEGSSARIYHSGDTAWFEGFADIGQRFPGLDAALLPIGAYDPEWFMSRQHMNPEDAARAYAALGAKRFLAMHWGTFKLTDEPLDEPPRRLDTEWNRRGWPREDLHVLPVGGTLTVRAG, encoded by the coding sequence ATGACGACGCGCTTCAAGAACCTGGATGGCAGCGGCCCCCAGCCGTTCGGCACCGTCTTCAAGTGGGCAGTCGCCGACAAGCTCGCTGGCCGTCGCCGCAAGTCCCCCGACCACGCCCCCGTGCCTCGCGTGGAGCCAGACCTCGCCCTGCTCCACACGCCTCCGGCTCCCGGTGAAGGCGCGCGGCTGACCTGGCTGGGCCACGCCAGCTGGCTCGTCCAGTTGGACGGCCTGTCGCTCCTCATCGACCCCGTGCTGCGCGACGCCATCAACGTGGTCATCCGCCGCAACGTCCCGCCCGGCGTCCCCATCGACAAGCTGCCGCCCATCGCCGCGAGCCTCGTCTCCCACAACCACTACGACCACCTGGACCTGCCCACGCTCATCGACGTGGGCGCGCCCATCGTCACCGGCCTGGGCCACGCCCCCGTGTTCAAGGGCACCCGCCTGGGCGTCACCGAGCTGAACTGGTGGCAGTCCACGAAGGTGGGCCCCGTCACCGTGCACTTCGTCCCCGCCCAGCACTGGAGCCGCCGCGGCCTCAACGACGCCAACCAGATGCTCTGGGGCGGCTTCGTCGTGGAGGGCTCCAGCGCGCGCATCTACCACTCGGGCGACACCGCCTGGTTCGAGGGCTTCGCCGACATCGGCCAGCGCTTCCCCGGGCTCGACGCCGCGCTCTTGCCCATCGGCGCGTACGACCCGGAGTGGTTCATGAGCCGCCAGCACATGAACCCCGAGGACGCGGCGCGCGCCTACGCGGCGCTCGGCGCGAAGCGCTTCCTCGCGATGCACTGGGGCACCTTCAAGCTCACCGATGAGCCGCTCGACGAGCCGCCCCGCCGCCTGGACACCGAGTGGAACCGCCGGGGCTGGCCGCGCGAGGACCTGCACGTGCTGCCGGTGGGAGGAACGCTCACCGTGCGCGCCGGTTGA
- a CDS encoding M14 family zinc carboxypeptidase: MLLATALSLALTQAPQPLTTVSEQSGWVRTGRYPEVEALCRAFPKAYPGKVRCDTFGTTPEGRPMLALVASADGTLTPAANAKKMRPVVFFQGGIHAGEIDGKDAGFALLRDLLSGKTLPGVLKGVTAVFVPVFNVDGHERFAPNHRPNQVGPEEMGWRATASNLNLNRDYVKAEAPEMVALLRYLNTWDALVYADLHVTDGAKFQPDVSVGIEPQQSGPQPLRTLGVKLREELFQELEKEGHQPLEFYPSFLEDDDPASGFAYGVPTPRFSHAYAAAHHRFGVLVETHSWKPYAVRVKATRDVVAGLLRLVARDGAALLKAVKAADAEAQAGKVRDVVLAWKSTAKSRVIPFKGYAYERGPSEVSGQTWVRYDDTKPQVWNVPYFDTVEPALTVAVPSGGYVVPPAHAAWVADKLTTHGLTFQRLTRPTPATDVEVFRATELKWGAQSNEGRQTLSVKGAWEKQSKELPAGSLYVPAAQPGVALVAHLFEPSGADSLLAWGFFNAHFEQKEYIEDYVLEPFARELLAKDATVKAEWDAKLKDPAFAKDPRARLRFFYERHPARDTQLRVYPVVRTAAAPSASR; encoded by the coding sequence ATGCTCCTCGCCACCGCCTTGTCCCTGGCGCTCACCCAGGCGCCCCAACCCCTCACCACCGTGTCCGAGCAGAGCGGCTGGGTCCGCACCGGCCGCTACCCCGAGGTGGAGGCGCTCTGCCGCGCCTTCCCCAAGGCCTACCCCGGCAAGGTGCGCTGCGACACCTTCGGCACCACGCCCGAGGGGCGGCCCATGCTCGCGCTCGTCGCCAGCGCGGACGGCACCCTCACCCCCGCCGCCAACGCGAAGAAGATGCGCCCCGTCGTCTTCTTCCAGGGCGGCATCCACGCGGGCGAAATCGACGGCAAGGACGCGGGCTTCGCGCTGCTGCGCGACCTGCTCTCCGGCAAGACGCTGCCCGGCGTGCTCAAGGGCGTCACCGCCGTCTTCGTCCCCGTCTTCAACGTGGACGGTCACGAGCGCTTCGCCCCCAACCACCGCCCCAACCAGGTGGGCCCCGAGGAGATGGGCTGGCGCGCCACCGCGTCGAACCTCAACCTCAACCGCGACTACGTCAAGGCCGAGGCCCCGGAGATGGTGGCCCTGCTGCGCTACCTCAACACGTGGGACGCGCTCGTGTACGCGGACCTGCACGTCACCGACGGCGCCAAGTTCCAGCCCGACGTCTCCGTCGGCATCGAGCCGCAGCAGTCGGGACCCCAGCCCCTGCGGACCCTCGGCGTGAAGCTGCGCGAGGAGCTCTTCCAGGAGCTGGAGAAGGAGGGCCACCAGCCGCTCGAGTTCTACCCGTCCTTCCTCGAGGACGACGACCCGGCCTCCGGCTTCGCCTACGGCGTCCCCACCCCGCGCTTCAGCCACGCCTACGCCGCCGCGCACCACCGCTTCGGCGTGCTGGTGGAGACGCACTCATGGAAGCCCTACGCCGTGCGCGTGAAGGCCACGCGAGACGTCGTCGCGGGGCTGTTGCGCCTGGTCGCTCGTGACGGAGCAGCGCTGCTCAAGGCCGTGAAGGCGGCCGACGCCGAGGCCCAGGCCGGCAAGGTGCGCGACGTGGTGCTCGCGTGGAAGAGCACGGCGAAGAGCCGCGTCATCCCGTTCAAGGGCTACGCCTACGAGCGCGGCCCATCCGAGGTCTCCGGCCAGACATGGGTCCGCTACGACGACACGAAGCCGCAGGTGTGGAACGTGCCCTACTTCGACACCGTGGAGCCGGCGCTCACCGTGGCCGTGCCCTCGGGCGGCTACGTGGTGCCCCCGGCCCACGCGGCCTGGGTGGCCGACAAGCTCACCACCCATGGCCTCACCTTCCAGCGCCTGACGCGCCCCACGCCCGCCACCGACGTGGAGGTCTTCCGCGCCACCGAGCTGAAGTGGGGCGCGCAGTCCAACGAGGGACGCCAGACGCTGTCGGTCAAGGGCGCGTGGGAGAAGCAGTCGAAGGAGCTCCCCGCGGGCTCGCTGTACGTGCCCGCCGCGCAGCCCGGCGTGGCGCTGGTGGCGCACCTGTTCGAGCCCTCGGGCGCCGACTCGCTGCTCGCGTGGGGCTTCTTCAACGCCCACTTCGAGCAGAAGGAGTACATCGAGGACTACGTGCTGGAGCCCTTCGCCCGGGAGCTGCTGGCCAAGGACGCCACCGTGAAGGCCGAGTGGGACGCGAAGCTCAAGGACCCGGCCTTCGCCAAGGACCCGCGCGCCCGCCTGCGCTTCTTCTACGAGCGCCACCCCGCCCGCGACACGCAGCTGCGCGTCTACCCCGTGGTGCGCACCGCCGCCGCGCCCTCGGCCTCGCGCTGA
- the cglD gene encoding adventurous gliding motility lipoprotein CglD, protein MRKPLTRLIACVLVSASLLAGCGGSDPDPKPPDDTEDGGPNNPDSGSDGGVLPPEDAGVEPDPDPDPGRVPTDVNDTKNPNKDSDCDGLTDAEEFANVYPGGLKTDPGLRDTDGDGIRDGVEVGRTSSVDPNCSFRADLDPDSRTSPVKADTDGDGIPDGLEDTNRNGRRDPGETDPNAIDSDGDGIPDGVEDANKNGSVSPGETDPRKRDTDGDGLSDGLEIQMGTDPLNPDTDGDSCADGDEDRNRNGVVDPGETDPKVRDCAASIPDADFDGIPDAVEIATGTDPNKADTDGDGIPDGVEDENKNGRVDANETDPRLTDTDCDGLQDGPGRDGFLGEDTNGNGKVDGNETDPTNPDTDGDGLRDGLERGVTTANAPRKNCGYSGDTDPTTTTSPTNPDSDGDGIADGAEDANQNGRVDAGELDPNNPADGAPNTPAGQACRASNLRPVTFKEENGADIRLALPATFKDANITNITVAGSTVGVIGWDDTRQVTVIAYKRGQAGGSTTPTGDEASIRGASFNTATRDVSQTFNTWDGYAALSARYALAGTQDLKALTNTLVRSMVPNSTGSLAGTAGITGPFTLQGQYVHRSNDSVLVVLAITPTSRYNEAGSLFTLTDTAGGSSLAQFGDADAVQCELFTSRAAVVDFIFVVDDSGSMASSQQSLANAATAVANKLGNSTLDWRLAMVTTSYTSTNNNHTNRNVVRGFTTNINQFRAWLTENSACSGGSCSGVTEATTCAANTDCWVRTNGSADEKSMDAARAAINGPMAPSTTSSEPARIRAGAKVVVVILTDTHDYSTDSIATFEQYFKGTGTTPATKNPLGQTIQVHGIICPPELATNDTSTWCQNQEDPRNPKHLDIIQATGGVVGSIRNAGSITTTINGIIDSVIASVGHRTQQPPIGASVKVSVGAVANPTTCPTPADLPRSRTHGFDVDGINRTLSFFGGCRPLADNTQAAVSYRYWSDRTTNPNGVPPPCRNDPYYDATEADYCDGKLSCNRTTDKCECPSDCGGGGASGQVCNTDPAVCSFTCAPDCGGTCGTYESCNTATCSCSCVQTATCAAGYKFDPNVCACACDTATLNCGPTAQPDAASCSCACKADCGGCPSNTVCNPSLCACEGVIG, encoded by the coding sequence ATGCGCAAGCCCCTCACCCGGCTCATCGCCTGCGTGCTCGTGTCAGCTTCGTTGCTGGCCGGCTGCGGCGGGTCGGACCCCGACCCCAAGCCTCCGGATGACACGGAAGACGGAGGACCGAACAACCCAGACAGTGGCTCGGACGGTGGTGTCCTCCCGCCAGAAGACGCGGGAGTTGAGCCCGACCCCGACCCCGACCCGGGTCGTGTGCCCACGGATGTGAATGACACGAAGAACCCGAACAAGGACTCCGACTGCGATGGCCTGACGGACGCGGAGGAGTTCGCCAATGTCTATCCCGGTGGGTTGAAGACGGACCCGGGTCTTCGTGACACCGACGGCGACGGAATCCGTGACGGCGTGGAGGTTGGCCGCACCAGCAGCGTGGACCCCAACTGCTCCTTCCGCGCGGACCTTGATCCGGACTCGCGCACCTCACCCGTCAAGGCGGACACGGACGGCGACGGAATCCCGGACGGCCTGGAGGACACCAACCGCAATGGTCGCCGCGACCCGGGTGAGACCGACCCCAACGCCATCGACTCGGATGGCGACGGCATCCCCGACGGCGTGGAGGACGCGAACAAGAACGGCTCGGTGAGCCCCGGCGAGACGGACCCGCGCAAGCGCGACACCGACGGCGACGGCCTCTCGGACGGGTTGGAAATCCAGATGGGCACGGATCCACTCAACCCGGACACGGACGGCGACTCGTGCGCGGACGGCGACGAGGACCGCAACCGCAACGGCGTGGTGGACCCCGGCGAGACGGACCCCAAGGTGCGCGACTGCGCCGCCTCCATCCCCGACGCGGACTTCGACGGCATCCCGGACGCGGTGGAGATCGCCACCGGCACGGACCCGAACAAGGCGGACACGGACGGTGACGGCATCCCGGACGGCGTGGAGGATGAGAACAAGAACGGCCGGGTGGACGCGAACGAGACCGACCCGCGCCTGACGGACACGGACTGCGACGGCCTGCAGGACGGCCCGGGCCGCGACGGCTTCCTCGGCGAGGACACCAACGGCAACGGCAAGGTGGACGGCAACGAGACCGACCCCACCAACCCGGACACGGACGGCGACGGCCTGCGCGACGGCCTGGAGCGCGGCGTGACGACGGCCAACGCGCCCCGCAAGAACTGTGGCTACTCCGGCGACACGGACCCCACCACCACCACCAGCCCCACCAACCCGGACTCGGACGGTGACGGCATCGCCGACGGCGCCGAGGACGCGAACCAGAACGGCCGCGTGGACGCGGGCGAACTGGACCCGAACAACCCGGCGGACGGCGCGCCGAACACCCCCGCGGGCCAGGCGTGCCGCGCGTCGAACCTGCGCCCGGTGACCTTCAAGGAGGAGAACGGCGCGGACATCCGGCTCGCGCTGCCGGCCACCTTCAAGGACGCCAACATCACCAACATCACGGTGGCGGGCTCCACGGTGGGCGTCATCGGCTGGGACGACACCCGGCAGGTGACGGTGATTGCGTACAAGCGCGGTCAGGCGGGTGGCTCCACCACGCCCACGGGCGACGAGGCCTCCATCCGGGGCGCCTCGTTCAACACGGCGACGCGCGACGTGTCGCAGACGTTCAACACCTGGGACGGCTACGCCGCGCTGTCGGCGCGCTACGCCCTGGCGGGCACGCAGGACCTCAAGGCCCTCACCAACACGCTGGTGCGCTCGATGGTGCCCAACAGCACCGGCTCGCTCGCGGGCACGGCGGGCATCACTGGTCCGTTCACCCTGCAGGGCCAGTACGTCCACCGCTCCAACGACAGCGTGTTGGTGGTGCTCGCCATCACCCCCACGTCCCGTTACAACGAGGCCGGCAGCCTGTTCACGCTGACGGACACGGCGGGTGGCTCGTCGCTGGCGCAGTTCGGTGACGCGGACGCGGTGCAGTGCGAGCTGTTCACCTCGCGCGCCGCGGTGGTGGACTTCATCTTCGTGGTGGACGACTCCGGCTCCATGGCCAGCAGCCAGCAGTCGCTGGCGAACGCGGCCACGGCCGTGGCGAACAAGCTGGGCAACTCCACGCTGGACTGGCGTCTGGCGATGGTGACCACCAGCTACACCTCCACGAACAACAACCACACCAACCGCAACGTGGTGCGTGGCTTCACCACGAACATCAACCAGTTCCGCGCGTGGCTGACGGAGAACAGCGCCTGCTCCGGCGGTTCATGCAGCGGAGTCACGGAGGCCACGACCTGCGCGGCCAACACGGACTGCTGGGTGCGCACCAACGGCAGCGCTGACGAGAAGTCGATGGACGCGGCGCGCGCGGCCATCAACGGGCCCATGGCGCCGTCGACCACCAGCTCCGAGCCGGCGCGCATCCGAGCGGGCGCCAAGGTGGTGGTCGTCATCCTGACGGACACGCACGACTACTCCACCGACTCCATCGCGACGTTCGAGCAGTACTTCAAGGGCACGGGCACCACGCCGGCCACGAAGAACCCGCTGGGTCAGACCATCCAGGTCCACGGCATCATCTGCCCGCCGGAGCTGGCCACCAATGACACCTCCACCTGGTGTCAGAACCAGGAGGACCCCCGCAACCCGAAGCACCTGGACATCATCCAGGCGACCGGCGGCGTGGTGGGCTCCATCCGCAACGCGGGCTCCATCACCACGACCATCAACGGCATCATCGACAGCGTCATCGCGTCGGTGGGTCACCGCACGCAGCAGCCGCCCATCGGCGCCTCGGTGAAGGTGTCCGTGGGCGCGGTGGCCAACCCCACCACGTGCCCCACGCCGGCGGACCTGCCGCGCAGCCGCACCCACGGCTTCGACGTGGACGGCATCAACCGCACGCTGTCGTTCTTCGGTGGCTGCCGCCCGCTGGCGGACAACACCCAGGCCGCGGTGTCCTACCGCTACTGGAGCGACCGCACGACGAACCCCAACGGCGTGCCGCCCCCGTGCCGCAATGACCCGTACTACGACGCGACCGAGGCCGACTACTGCGACGGCAAGCTGTCGTGCAACCGCACCACGGACAAGTGCGAGTGCCCGTCGGACTGCGGTGGTGGCGGCGCCTCGGGCCAGGTCTGCAACACGGACCCGGCGGTGTGCTCCTTCACGTGCGCGCCGGACTGCGGTGGCACGTGCGGCACGTACGAGTCGTGCAACACGGCGACGTGCAGTTGCTCGTGCGTCCAGACGGCCACGTGCGCGGCGGGCTACAAGTTCGACCCGAACGTGTGCGCCTGCGCGTGTGACACGGCGACGCTGAACTGCGGCCCCACCGCGCAGCCGGACGCGGCGTCCTGCTCGTGCGCGTGCAAGGCGGACTGCGGCGGCTGCCCGTCGAACACGGTGTGCAACCCGAGCCTCTGCGCCTGCGAGGGCGTCATCGGCTGA
- a CDS encoding TIGR02266 family protein: MPVFGLAALWNGRASPERAAAVVEDLGRLLPTAQSMQLVVAMQAEQAGVELKVEAPGYPRASVEQLADEVKKSGGTFVELWRLPKAERDAFRNTTFAKGRTFDGEERASAARTLAQHVSTLATRPEPTAEPAAAPSGPGPVATSEEDPRKVPAAPPGSPQRRGRRFAVRLELAFRTELDFVREHALNISNGGLFVRTAHRPPPDSVVTVDVTLPNGEHLQGEAVVVHVVDDPYNGGVGLAFLSDDATFSRTLDGYLASLVGGAG, translated from the coding sequence GTGCCTGTCTTCGGTCTCGCGGCGTTGTGGAATGGAAGGGCCTCGCCCGAGCGCGCGGCGGCGGTGGTGGAGGACTTGGGCAGATTGTTGCCTACCGCGCAATCGATGCAGCTCGTCGTGGCGATGCAGGCCGAGCAGGCCGGCGTGGAGCTCAAGGTGGAAGCGCCGGGCTATCCGCGCGCGTCCGTCGAGCAGCTCGCGGACGAGGTGAAGAAGAGCGGCGGGACGTTCGTGGAGCTGTGGCGTCTGCCCAAGGCGGAGCGGGATGCGTTCCGCAACACCACCTTCGCGAAGGGGCGCACCTTCGACGGCGAGGAGCGCGCCAGCGCGGCGCGCACGCTGGCGCAGCACGTGAGCACGCTGGCGACGCGGCCAGAGCCCACCGCCGAGCCGGCGGCGGCGCCGTCCGGGCCTGGGCCTGTCGCGACGTCGGAGGAGGACCCGCGCAAGGTGCCCGCAGCGCCGCCGGGAAGCCCGCAGCGGCGGGGACGGCGCTTCGCGGTGCGGCTGGAGCTGGCGTTCCGCACGGAGCTGGACTTCGTGCGAGAGCATGCGCTGAACATCTCCAACGGCGGGCTGTTCGTGCGCACCGCACACCGGCCTCCTCCCGACAGCGTCGTCACGGTGGACGTGACGTTGCCCAACGGCGAGCACCTGCAGGGCGAGGCGGTGGTGGTGCACGTGGTGGATGACCCGTACAACGGCGGCGTGGGGCTCGCGTTCCTGAGTGACGACGCCACCTTCTCGCGGACGCTCGACGGCTATCTGGCGAGCCTGGTGGGCGGGGCGGGATAG
- a CDS encoding serine/threonine-protein kinase produces the protein MDVGGEERWPRDCGRFELLSRLGRGGMAEVFLARVKEGPREGEHVALKRVRPERAHDDEAHEQLLHEAELARCLRHPHIVGFVEYGELRDGGYLALELVEGPDLGRVLAQCRKRRIELPIDISVLIVRQVLEALAHAHQATSTTGRPLGVVHCDVSPHNVLLSRTGEVKLADFGVARSRAGMTLDARRLGKQHYRSPELLAGEVSVAVDLWATAVLLYELLSLESPFPSGPGEEVESAIRGARVKPVRLHVPEVSDALALVLDRALAPHPAQRFGSAEQFARALSSLTDDRVATPLAVAAVVRGLMGPGA, from the coding sequence ATGGACGTGGGGGGAGAAGAGCGCTGGCCTCGCGACTGTGGTCGCTTCGAGTTGCTGTCGCGCCTGGGGCGCGGCGGGATGGCGGAGGTGTTCCTGGCGCGGGTGAAGGAGGGCCCCCGGGAAGGAGAGCACGTGGCCCTCAAGCGCGTGCGCCCCGAGCGCGCGCATGACGACGAGGCGCACGAGCAGTTGCTCCACGAGGCGGAGCTCGCCAGGTGCCTGCGCCATCCGCACATCGTCGGCTTCGTCGAGTATGGGGAGCTGCGCGACGGCGGCTATCTGGCGCTGGAGTTGGTGGAGGGGCCGGACCTGGGGCGGGTGCTGGCGCAGTGCCGCAAGCGGCGCATCGAGCTGCCCATCGACATCTCGGTGCTCATCGTCCGACAGGTCCTGGAGGCGCTGGCGCACGCGCACCAGGCGACGAGCACCACGGGGCGCCCGCTGGGGGTGGTGCACTGTGACGTGTCGCCGCACAACGTGCTGCTGTCGCGCACGGGGGAGGTGAAGCTGGCGGACTTCGGCGTGGCGCGCTCGCGGGCGGGGATGACGTTGGACGCCCGGCGGCTGGGCAAGCAGCACTACCGCTCGCCGGAGCTGCTCGCGGGCGAGGTGTCCGTGGCGGTGGACCTGTGGGCGACGGCGGTGCTGCTGTACGAGCTCTTGTCGCTGGAGTCGCCCTTCCCCTCCGGGCCGGGAGAGGAAGTGGAGTCCGCCATCCGGGGCGCACGGGTGAAGCCCGTGCGGTTGCACGTGCCGGAGGTGTCGGACGCGCTCGCGTTGGTGTTGGACCGGGCGCTGGCGCCCCACCCCGCGCAGAGGTTCGGCTCCGCGGAGCAGTTCGCGCGGGCGTTGTCCTCGCTGACGGATGACCGCGTGGCCACGCCGTTGGCCGTGGCCGCCGTGGTGCGCGGGCTCATGGGCCCGGGGGCCTGA